Below is a genomic region from Pseudomonas sp. JQ170C.
GTCGCGGCGATCTGGTACCCGATCAAGGATCAGCGTCAGTTGGTGCGTTTCTATCAGGACCTGACCAGCACCGGTGCACCGAAGCTGCTGCGCGTCGAGTTGTACGTGCACCCGCAGGACAGTCCGCAAGGCCTGAACGGCTCGGGCCTTGCCATTGCCAATCCGCCGTGGGGGCTTGAAGAAGAGCTGCGTGCGCTGTTGCCGTGGCTGTCGCAGGTGCTGGCGCAGAGCCAGGGCAGTTGGCGGATGGACTGGCTTATCGCTGAGTAACGGCGGCAAGCCCGCTCCTGCGCTTTACGTTATAATCCCGCTCTTTCGTTGCCGCTCGCCCCTCGGGGCCAGGGCGCATTTTTACAGATTGAAGAGGCTAGACCCTTGGCATTGACGATTCTTGGCCTGTCCGGCGCCCTTAGCCATGATCCTTCCGCGGCCCTGTACATCGACGGCAAGCTGGTTGCCGCCGCTGAAGAAGAGCGCTTCGTGCGCGACAAACATGCAAAGAACCGCATGCCCTACGAATCGGCGAAGTTCTGCCTGGAGCAAGCGGGCATCAAGCCTTCCGACGTTGACGTGGTAGCGATCCCGTTCGCTCCGATCAGCTTGTTCGGCAAGGCGCGCTGGCACTACGCCAAGCGTTACTGGTATGCCCCGGATCGCGCCCTGGATGCGATCCTGATGGGCAACCGTCGCTACAAGCGCTACCGCAAGAAGATCGTCTGGTGCCTGGAGCAACTGGGCTTCGACCCCAAGAAGGTCAAGATCGAGCCGGTCGAGCACCACCTGGCTCACGCCTCCAGTGCCTACCACTGCTCGGGCTTCAAGGAAAAGACCGCGATCCTCGGCATCGACGGCAAGGGCGAGTACGCCACCACCTTCTTCGGCTATGGCGAAAACGGCAAGATCCACAAGATCAAGGAATTCTTCGATCCGGATTCGTTGGGTGGCCTGTACGGCGCGATCACCGAATTCCTCGGCTTCGAGATGCTCGACGGCGAGTTCAAGGTCATGGGCATGGCGCCCTATGGCGATGCCAGCAAGTACGACTTCTCGCGTCTGGCCTCGTTCGAGAACGGCGAGCTGGTGATCAACACCGACTACGCCAACGTCATCGGCCTGCGTCGCTACAAAGAGAAGGGCAAGGGGTTCTACTTCTCGCCAAAGCTCATCGAGTGGCTGGGCCCCAAGCGCGAAGGCGATATCGCCGACGAGCCGTACATCCACTACGCGGCCAGCATGCAGGCGTTGTTCGAGAAGATCGCCCTGCAGATGATCGACCACTACCTGGGCGACATCCTCAAGGAAACCGGCAAGCTGGCGTTCGCCGGCGGTTGCGCGCTGAACGTCAAGCTCAACCAGAAGATCATTGCCCGTCCTGACCTCAAGGAACTGTTCGTGCAGCCGGCTTCCGGCGACGCCGGTACCGCGGTCGGTGCTGCGGCCTATGTGTCCCACGCCCGTGGTGTGCCGGTCGAGAAGATGGAACACGTTTACCTCGGCCCTGCGTACTCCAACGAAGACGTGATCGCAGCCTGTGCCCGTCATCCAAGTCAGCCGAAATGGCGCAAGCTGGATAACATGCCGGAGCAGATTGCCAAGATCATGGTCGATGGCAACCCGGTAGCTTGGTTCCAGGGTCGCATGGAGTTCGGTCCGCGTGCCCTGGGTGGTCGTTCGATCATCGGTTGCCCAAGCGTTGCCGGCGTTGCCGACCGCATCAACCACCAGATCAAGTTCCGCGAGCGCTGGAGGCCTTTCTGCCCGTCGATGCTCGACACCGTCGCCCCGCAGATGATCAAGATCGATCACCCGGCGCCGTTCATGACCTTCACTTTTGAAGTGGCGGAAGAGTGGAAGACCCGCGTGCCGGAAGTCGTCCATGAAGACGGCACTTCGCGGGCCCAGGTGCTCAAGCGCGAGTACAACCCGCGTTACTACGACATGATGAAGGCGCTGGAAGACCTGACCGGTAACGGCGTGTCGCTCAACACTTCGCTCAACCGTCGTGGCGAACCGATGATCTGCTCGCCGACCGACGCCTTGAACATGTTCTTCGGCTCGGACCTGCAGTACCTGATCATGGAAGACATTCTGGTAGTCAAGGACGGCGCGAACACTTATGACGTCCAGGGCTGAAAAGCGCGTCCTGCAGTTCTGCCACGGCTATGACGGTCCGTTTCTGGACTGCGCGCGCCAGTACGCCAGCCTGTTCAGCGGCAGCGGTTACAAGGTCACCACGGTGTTCCTGACCGGTGCCGCCGACCCGGAAGTGGCGGCCGGCTGCGCGTCTGACGAAGTGCTGTTCCTTGAATTCAGCTCCAAGGCCATCCGCGGCCTCAAGCTGGGGGCGATCCGCGCATTGCGCCGGATCGTCGCCACGCGCAACTTCAGCTTTTGCATCGCCCACCGCTTCAAGCCTATCTACATCGCCTTGCTCGGCAGCCGTTTGCCGGTGATCGGCGTGCACCATGCATTTGGTGATTACCAGCGCAGCAGCCGGCAGTTGTTTGCCAATCTGTTTCGCCAGCGCTTGAGCCTGCTTGGGGTGTCCGATGCGGTGCGCGACGACATGCGTAAGTGCCTGGCCAAGTGGCCGGTCGAGCGCATTCAGACGCTCTATAACCGTATTGATATCGAAGCGCTGCAGGCCATTCAGGTGCCGGTCGACGAGGCTCGTCAGGCGCTGGGCTTGGACCCGCAGGCGTGGATTGTCGGTAACGTCGGCCGCCTGCATCCGGACAAGGACCAGGCCACCCTGCTGCGTGGCTTTGCCCAGGCGCTGCCTGGCCTGGCGGCTGGTGCGCGCCTGGCCATTTTGGGCAAGGGTCGCCTGGAGCAGTCGCTCAAGACCCTGGCGGCTGAGCTGGGTGTTGCCGGGCAGGTGGATTTTCTTGGTCAGGTGCCTGACGCTCGCCGCTACTTCAAGGCGTTCGATGCGTTTGCCCTGAGCTCGGATCACGAGCCGTTCGGTATGGTGCTGCTCGAAGCCATGGTCGCCGGAGTACCGGTACTGGCCACGGCGTGCGGCGGTGCCCTGGAAGTGGTCGAAGGGGTCGGTATTCTGTTCCCGCTTGGCGATGCCGAGCGCCTGGGGCAGGGGCTTCAGCACTTGGCCGTGCTGGACGAGGGCCAGCGCCAGGAATGTGCCGAGCGCATGCTGCAGCGGTTGTATGAGCGTT
It encodes:
- a CDS encoding carbamoyltransferase family protein — encoded protein: MALTILGLSGALSHDPSAALYIDGKLVAAAEEERFVRDKHAKNRMPYESAKFCLEQAGIKPSDVDVVAIPFAPISLFGKARWHYAKRYWYAPDRALDAILMGNRRYKRYRKKIVWCLEQLGFDPKKVKIEPVEHHLAHASSAYHCSGFKEKTAILGIDGKGEYATTFFGYGENGKIHKIKEFFDPDSLGGLYGAITEFLGFEMLDGEFKVMGMAPYGDASKYDFSRLASFENGELVINTDYANVIGLRRYKEKGKGFYFSPKLIEWLGPKREGDIADEPYIHYAASMQALFEKIALQMIDHYLGDILKETGKLAFAGGCALNVKLNQKIIARPDLKELFVQPASGDAGTAVGAAAYVSHARGVPVEKMEHVYLGPAYSNEDVIAACARHPSQPKWRKLDNMPEQIAKIMVDGNPVAWFQGRMEFGPRALGGRSIIGCPSVAGVADRINHQIKFRERWRPFCPSMLDTVAPQMIKIDHPAPFMTFTFEVAEEWKTRVPEVVHEDGTSRAQVLKREYNPRYYDMMKALEDLTGNGVSLNTSLNRRGEPMICSPTDALNMFFGSDLQYLIMEDILVVKDGANTYDVQG
- a CDS encoding glycosyltransferase — translated: MTSRAEKRVLQFCHGYDGPFLDCARQYASLFSGSGYKVTTVFLTGAADPEVAAGCASDEVLFLEFSSKAIRGLKLGAIRALRRIVATRNFSFCIAHRFKPIYIALLGSRLPVIGVHHAFGDYQRSSRQLFANLFRQRLSLLGVSDAVRDDMRKCLAKWPVERIQTLYNRIDIEALQAIQVPVDEARQALGLDPQAWIVGNVGRLHPDKDQATLLRGFAQALPGLAAGARLAILGKGRLEQSLKTLAAELGVAGQVDFLGQVPDARRYFKAFDAFALSSDHEPFGMVLLEAMVAGVPVLATACGGALEVVEGVGILFPLGDAERLGQGLQHLAVLDEGQRQECAERMLQRLYERFSDSAVRDTFWQLPHVRALTAEA